One region of Drosophila teissieri strain GT53w chromosome 2L, Prin_Dtei_1.1, whole genome shotgun sequence genomic DNA includes:
- the LOC122619656 gene encoding E3 ubiquitin-protein ligase msl-2 → MLAQTAYLKVTRLSLRSASNLSKRRVEELNSGIGELRQLLSCVVCCQLLVDPYSPKGKRCQHNVCRLCLRGKKHLFPSCTQCEGCSDFKTYEENRMMGTQLLCYKTLCVHLLHSALFGQLAGMRPQVGRELVPRIKLPPKTTQEFIREGSNISDTFDTFLPQPDLPFLKDMPTSLPAETPPTTAATTPELPYDHHLNISDIEAEAAATAEQGHFSPLPLLPTGSRMGLLSHAGQIVIATESSESGFMEQAWTDQVDLSGAVSVSNYPNSGSNFAVSYVMPTSATTTFDPQELHIGQVVQMADSAQLAVLAAVEETVETSTQLTVLSTTVEETVEETVEETVETSTQLAVLSSAEEHNEISSQLTELEGAEADEATVTVEEIEETEETSIQSEVVAEHKEDDHHLEMHTSQSPVLAEVEESVEEHVATKAQLGQVQTEWQDEEPLQKDFEVIKPSAEEAKEKEQHPNSAELQKEDSDEPTLKRKRTRSLKASQAAKIEPAPSDVKAKMQSGKGAFRRIRGKDKEEKVKPPKPKCRCGISGSSNTLTTCRNSRCPCYKSYNSCAGCHCVCCKNPHKEDYVESDEDDAFEDFEMLKEVPEPMTQSEEPPAESRQEENSRDCAPPDSSGDAISLVPLNNLQHSQHPLVLVQNELGDYQGFNIFQGSKPVDPATVGFMRVQLQHSDGSDGSVPQYAYMMPPTTVPNPSAPSLSPPPPPAPDREVIEPPAKKFRTSRTRRGRANFSGLDTVDELVSGGSRSNSAAGDRSSATDNAHSLFEEIMSGSDDL, encoded by the exons ATGCTGGCCCAGACGGCCTACCTGAAGGTGACGCGCCTCTCGCTGCGCTCCGCCTCGAATCTCTCCAAGCGGCGCGTGGAGGAGCTGAACTCTGGCATCGGGGAGCTGCGCCAGCTGCTGTCCTGCGTCGTCTGCTGCCAACTGCTGGTGGATCCGTACTCGCCCAAGGGCAAGCGATGCCAGCACAACGTGTGCCGTCTGTGCCTGCGCGGCAAGAAGCATCTGTTTCCCAGCTGCACGCAGTGCGAGGGGTGCTCCGACTTCAAGACCTACGAGGAGAACCGCATGATGGGCACGCAGCTACTGTGCTACAAGACGCTGTGCGTCCACCTGCTGCACTCGGCGCTATTTGGGCAGCTGGCTGGGATGCGGCCCCAGGTGGGCAGGGAGCTGGTGCCGCGCATCAAGCTGCCGCCCAAAACCACACAGGAGTTTATTCGCGAGGGCTCAAACATCTCCGATACGTTCGACACGTTCCTTCCCCAGCCGGATCTGCCGTTCCTCAAAGACATGCCCACGTCGCTGCCAGCTGAGACGCCGCCCACCACGGCGGCCACTACTCCGGAACTGCCCTACGATCACCACCTGAACATCAGTGACATtgaggcggaggcggcggccaCAGCAGAGCAGGGTCACTTCTCGCCACTACCCCTGCTGCCCACAGGATCTCGCATGGGTCTGCTCTCGCACGCCGGGCAAATAGTCATTGCCACCGAGAGCTCGGAGTCGGGCTTCATGGAGCAAGCGTGGACGGATCAGGTGGACCTCTCCGGCGCCGTTTCGGTGTCCAATTACCCCAATAGTGGCAGCAACTTTGCCGTGTCCTACGTGATGCCCACCTCTGCGACCACGACATTTGATCCACAGGAACTGCACATCGGCCAGGTGGTGCAGATGGCGGACTCCGCACAGTTGGCTGTGCTGGCTGCCGTTGAGGAGACCGTGGAAACGTCCACACAGCTGACCGTGCTCTCCACCACCGTTGAGGAGACCGTTGAGGAAACTGTTGAGGAGACGGTTGAAACATCTACCCAGCTGGCAGTGCTGTCCTCCGCTGAGGAACACAACGAAATCTCTAGTCAACTGACTGAGCTGGAAGGCGCGGAAGCTGACGAGGCTACGGTCACCGTTGAAGAGATCGAAGAGACCGAAGAGACTTCAATTCAGTCAGAGGTTGTGGCTGAGCACAAGGAGGACGATCATCACCTGGAGATGCACACCTCACAGTCACCTGTACTGGCCGAAGTTGAGGAGTCAGTGGAGGAGCATGTTGCCACAAAAGCACAATTGGGCCAGGTGCAAACAGAATGGCAGGATGAGGAGCCGTTGCAGAAAGACTTTGAGGTCATAAAGCCGTCAGCTGAAGAAgcgaaggagaaggagcagcatcCCAACAGTGCGGAGCTGCAGAAGGAGGACAGTGATGAGCCAACGCTCAAGCGAAAGCGAACCCGTAGTCTAAAAGCGTCACAAGCTGCCAAAATTGAGCCTGCGCCGTCTGATGTCAAGGCAAAAATGCAGTCTGGAAAGGGGGCTTTCCGCAGGATTCGCGGCAAGGACAAGGAGGAGAAGGTGAAGCCTCCGAAGCCCAAGTGCCGCTGCGGTATCTCCGGCTCGAGCAATACCCTAACCACCTGCCGGAACTCTCGATGCCCCTGCTACAAGAGTTACAATAGCTGTGCCGGCTGTCATTGCGTGTGCTGCAAGAATCCGCACAAGGAGGACTACGTTGAAAGTGATGAGGATGATGCTTTTGAGGATTTCGAAATGCTCAAGGAAGTTCCAGAGCCGATGACTCAATCGGAGGAACCACCAGCTGAGTCCAGGCAGGAGGAGAACAGTCGCGACTGCGCGCCACCAGATTCTTCGGGCGACGCCATAAGCCTAGTGCCGCTGAACAATTTGCAGCACTCCCAGCATCCTTTGGTGCTGGTTCAGAATGAGCTGGGCGACTACCAGG GCTTCAATATCTTCCAGGGCAGCAAGCCCGTTGATCCGGCCACCGTTGGCTTCATGCGCGTCCAGCTGCAGCACAGCGATGGCAGCGACGGTTCCGTTCCCCAGTATGCTTACATGATGCCACCGACCACGGTGCCGAATCCATCAGCTCCATCGCTttcgccaccgcctcctcctgcGCCGGACAGGGAAGTCATCGAGCCACCGGCGAAAAAGTTCAGGACCAGTAGAACACGCCGAGGAAGGGCAAACTTCTCGGGCCTCGACACGGTGGACGAGCTTGTCAGTGGCGGATCCAGGAGCAATTCTGCCGCTGGCGACAGATCATCGGCCACTGACAATGCCCACTCACTGTTCGAGGAGATCATGTCGGGCTCGGATGACTTGTAA
- the LOC122619682 gene encoding NADH dehydrogenase [ubiquinone] 1 beta subcomplex subunit 10, whose amino-acid sequence MPEPRSPMASFAESVLNVIDGPITWFRESIVEPNQQKQNWYHQRFRRVPTIDQCYTDDAVCRFEADQQFRRDRMVDNEIVNILRQRFEDCTLYEAPDHMVKCKPLLDQYEKATENWFIKYGDLGGYASAKTAYMKQKHRLIWERRHGPVGSGMKEEAAH is encoded by the exons ATGCCGGAGCCACGCAGTCCGATGGCCAGTTTCGCCGAGTCGGTGCTGAATGTCATCGATGGACCCATCACTTGGTTCCGTG AGAGCATTGTGGAGCCGaaccagcagaagcagaatTGGTACCACCAGCGCTTCCGCCGCGTTCCGACGATCGACCAGTGCTACACGGACGATGCCGTCTGCCGTTTTGAGGCCGACCAGCAGTTCCGCCGGGATCGCATGGTGGACAACGAGATTGTCAACATTCTGCGCCAGCGCTTCGAGGACTGCACCCTCTACGAGGCGCCCGACCACATGGTCAAGTGCAAGCCGCTGCTCGATCAGTACGAGAAGGCCACCGAGAACTGGTTCATCAAGT ATGGAGACTTGGGAGGCTACGCCAGTGCCAAGACCGCGTACATGAAGCAGAAGCATCGTCTGATCTGGGAGCGTCGTCATGGACCAGTGGGCAGTGGCATGAAGGAGGAGGCCGCCCATTAA
- the LOC122619671 gene encoding ATP-dependent DNA helicase PIF1 encodes MDLNDAVLTCAVNMQWTNAVGITGRKLAYKTATLRLVRNDLRELFVEVTPEKLKPLKFKLKDLMVHKKFMSEGKATFNFKAENCTLYLSNAPPGTLMFFLRTIYIKMNGNEGGSQPDDASLQKKLREHLMSGKPSSFEDVSPVTTAEMILARKKAGLLSKGSVTTPSPQGAKKRRFEELKEEKERGTMPAAKKLYQSTTDESLRLSEEQMEVLRACTSGKSVFFTGSAGTGKSFLLRRIISALPPDGTMATASTGVAACLIGGTTLHAFAGIGGGDATMQRCLELASRPASAQTWRKCKRLIIDEISMVDGQFFEKIEAVARHIRRNDRPFGGIQLILCGDFLQLPPVIKGDFGAAPTAAPQQRFCFQSSAWETCIQCVYELKQVHRQSDPEFVKILNHLRIGHVNDSITTRLAATSKQKIEGNGILATQLCSHTNDANSINESKLENLGGDKILFKADDSDASMTKTLDQQIQAPSQLYLKVNAQVMLLKNINISNGLVNGARGVVVRMEKDLPVVRFKNNQEYVCKHEKWIIKTASGNHITRRQVPLKLAWAFSIHKSQGLTLDCVEMSLSKVFEAGQAYVALSRAKSLQSIRILDFDAKQVWANPQVLQFYKGFRRKLMDTTMIPLGPKNKDKKPADKAANSALAKLKKSLINKPLVSIS; translated from the exons ATGGATCTCAATGACGCAGTGCTCACCTGTGCGGTGAACATGCAGTGGACCAATGCAGTGGGCATCACGGGTCGAAAACTGGCCTACAAGACGGCCACTTTGCGCCTGGTGCGAAACGATCTTCGGGAATTGTTTGTGGAGGTGACGCCGGAGAAACTGAAGCCTCTGAAGTTTAAGCTGAAGGATCTGATGGTGCACAAGAAGTTCATGTCCGAGGGTAAGGCCACCTTCAACTTCAAGGCGGAAAACTGTACCCTGTATCTATCGAATGCTCCGCCTGGCACTTTGATGTTCTTTCTGCGGACGATCTATATTAAAATGAACGGAAACGAGGGAGGATCTCAGCCGGACGATGCGTCCTTGCAGAAGAAACTCCGCGAGCACCTGATGTCCGGCAAGCCAAGCAGCTTTGAAGACGTTTCTCCAGTCACCACGGCTGAGATGATTTTGGCGCGCAAAAAGGCGGGTTTGTTGTCCAAGGGGTCAGTGACCACGCCGTCGCCCCAGGGCGCCAAGAAGCGACGCTTCGAGGAGCtcaaggaggagaaggaacGGGGCACCATGCCCGCGGCCAAGAAACTATATCAGTCGACCACCGACGAGTCGCTGAGACTCAGTGAGGAGCAAATGGAAGTCCTGCGGGCGTGCACCTCGGGCAAAAGTGTATTCTTCACCGGCTCCGCGGGTACTGGCAAGAGTTTCTTGCTCCGCAGGATTATCTCGGCCCTGCCGCCCGATGGAACGATGGCCACGGCCTCCACAGGAGTGGCAGCCTGTTTGATCGGTGGCACCACATTGCACGCCTTCGCTGGCATAGGAGGAGGCGATGCCACCATGCAGCGGTGTCTGGAGCTGGCTTCCCGACCCGCGAGTGCCCAGACCTGGAGGAAGTGTAAGCGGCTGATTATTGACGAGATCTCCATGGTGGACGGACAGTTCTTTGAG AAAATTGAAGCCGTCGCCCGTCACATTCGTCGCAATGATCGTCCTTTTGGCGGCATACAGCTCATCCTGTGCGGTGATTTCTTGCAACTTCCTCCAGTTATAAAGGGAGATTTCGGAGCAGCGCCCACTGCCGCGCCACAGCAGCGATTCTGCTTCCAGTCCTCCGCATGGGAGACCTGCATCCAGTGTGTCTACGAACTGAAGCAAGTGCATCGGCAATCAGATCCCGAGTTCGTAAAGATCCTTAACCACTTGCGAATTGGCCATGTGAACGATTCCATAACCACTCGACTGGCAGCTACATCGAAGCAGAAAATTGAGGGGAACGGCATCCTGGCCACTCAACTGTGCTCCCACACAAACGATGCGAATTCCATTAACGAGTCCAAGCTGGAAAACCTCGGAGGTGACAAGATTTTATTCAAGGCGGATGATTCCGATGCCAGCATGACCAAGACACTGGATCAACAGATTCAGGCTCCATCGCAGCTTTACCTAAAGGTTAACGCTCAAGTGATGCTGCTCAAGAATATAAACATATCCAATGGACTGGTGAATGGAGCTCGAGGCGTTGTTGTTAGGATGGAGAAGGATCTGCCAGTGGTCAGGTTCAAAAACAACCAGGAATACGTTTGCAAGCACGAAAAGTGGATAATTAAAACCGCCTCAGGAAACCACATAACACGACGTCAAGTTCCACTGAAGTTAGCCTGGGCATTTTCCATACACAAGAGTCAGGGATTAACACTCGACTGTGTGGAGATGTCCCTGTCCAAAGTATTTGAGGCTGGACAAGCATATGTGGCCTTATCCCGTGCGAAATCCCTGCAATCTATTCGCATTCTGGACTTTGACGCCAAACAAGTGTGGGCCAATCCACAGGTGCTGCAGTTCTACAAAGGATTCCGGCGCAAGCTAATGGACACAACCATGATACCATTGGGTCCCAAAAACAAGGACAAGAAGCCAGCAGACAAGGCAGCAAATAGCGCTTTGGCTAAGCTCAAAAAGAGTCTCATAAACAAACCGTTAGTCTCGATAAGCTGA